A window of the Vigna angularis cultivar LongXiaoDou No.4 chromosome 3, ASM1680809v1, whole genome shotgun sequence genome harbors these coding sequences:
- the LOC108345500 gene encoding lanC-like protein GCL2: protein MYEWYEDEYWGAVHGWAGIIHVLMDMELKPDEVEDVKGTLKYMISNRFSSGNYPAREDDRKSDVLVHWCHGALGTALTLVKAAKVFGDKEFLDATMEAGEVVWNPGLLKKVGICHDISGNAYVFLSLYQLTRDVKHLYRVKAFA from the exons ATGTATGAATGGTATGAGGATGAGTATTGGGGTGCTGTGCATGGATGGGCTGGGATTATACATGTGCTAATGGATATGGAGTTGAAGCCAGATGAAGTTGAGGACGTTAAGGGAACTCTGAAATACATGATAAGCAATCGATTTTCCAGTGGAAACTATCCCGCTAGAGAAGATGATAGGAAGAGTGATGTTCTTGTGCATTGGTGTCATGGAGCTCTAGGGACAGCCCTTACACTTGTCAAAGCAGCTAAG GTTTTTGGAGATAAAGAATTCTTGGATGCAACTATGGAAGCAGGAGAGGTGGTTTGGAATCCTGGTCTACTGAAGAAAGTTGGGATATGTCATGACATAAGTGGGAATGCATATGTGTTTCTGTCACTATACCAACTTACAAGGGATGTGAAACATCTATATAGAGTCAAGGCTTTTGCTTGA